A window from Microcoleus sp. AS-A8 encodes these proteins:
- a CDS encoding TldD/PmbA family protein, which translates to MSVTLATAPTLVGEDQALELIETVIQQSEAEGVFVSLSANESALSRFSENQMTQNLSRTKFSLNITSYFGQRSASASTTELEPEAITETIRRSEDLARIAPEDPEWVPLLEPQTYEQRTPAFDEQTATFSPLARGEIVQRVCALSRQAGVEGSGTLSTSAVLQAVGNSRGLRACDRGTNADFSFTARIEDGSSWGQRTAFGVNQLPIESVTEQLIQRALSSRQPREVSPGKYPVVFDGAAFKELLGWVMWNLDARAADEGRSFMSHPDEAGNRLGEQIFSPLVQVQRNPAHPLLQFSTFFGDGLSNRYLEVIKDGIPQALSYSRYWAQQQDKEPTGAMYPVVMSGSNKTIADLIAQTERGILVNRAWYVRYVNPKTLEVTGMTRDGTFWIEDGRIAYPIKNLRFNQCLPDMLRDVDAVSSVQRFGSSVVPGVRVKEFNFSSVTDSV; encoded by the coding sequence ATGAGCGTGACCTTAGCTACCGCACCCACACTTGTGGGTGAAGACCAAGCCCTAGAGTTGATTGAAACAGTCATCCAACAATCCGAAGCAGAAGGCGTCTTCGTCAGTCTCAGCGCTAACGAGTCGGCTCTCTCGCGCTTCTCAGAAAACCAGATGACGCAGAACCTCAGCCGAACTAAATTCAGCCTGAATATCACTAGTTATTTCGGTCAGCGCAGTGCTTCTGCCTCAACGACGGAACTAGAACCAGAGGCGATTACAGAGACTATCCGACGTTCAGAAGATTTGGCTCGTATTGCCCCAGAAGACCCAGAATGGGTGCCTTTACTTGAACCTCAAACTTATGAGCAGCGGACTCCGGCGTTTGATGAACAAACAGCAACTTTCTCACCCTTGGCACGCGGAGAAATCGTGCAGCGAGTGTGTGCGTTGAGTCGTCAGGCTGGAGTTGAGGGTTCTGGTACGCTGAGTACATCGGCTGTCTTGCAGGCTGTCGGGAATTCGCGGGGATTAAGAGCTTGCGATCGCGGCACTAATGCAGATTTTAGCTTTACGGCTCGGATTGAAGATGGCTCTAGTTGGGGTCAGCGTACTGCTTTTGGCGTAAACCAGTTACCCATAGAGTCTGTAACAGAGCAACTGATTCAGCGTGCCCTGAGTTCTCGCCAACCCCGTGAAGTGAGTCCTGGCAAGTATCCCGTAGTTTTCGATGGTGCAGCCTTTAAGGAGTTACTCGGTTGGGTGATGTGGAATTTGGATGCACGGGCGGCGGATGAGGGGCGATCGTTTATGTCCCACCCTGATGAGGCAGGCAACCGCTTGGGTGAGCAAATCTTTAGTCCTTTAGTACAGGTGCAACGTAATCCAGCTCACCCTCTATTGCAGTTCAGTACGTTTTTTGGGGATGGGTTGAGTAATCGCTATCTGGAGGTGATTAAAGACGGTATTCCTCAAGCTTTATCCTATAGCCGCTACTGGGCACAGCAGCAGGACAAAGAGCCGACGGGGGCAATGTATCCAGTTGTGATGTCGGGTTCCAACAAAACAATCGCTGACTTAATTGCTCAAACAGAGCGAGGAATTTTGGTTAACCGTGCCTGGTACGTGCGCTATGTCAATCCCAAGACGTTGGAGGTGACGGGGATGACGCGGGATGGTACGTTTTGGATTGAGGATGGTCGGATTGCTTATCCGATTAAGAATTTACGTTTTAACCAATGTCTACCGGATATGTTACGGGATGTGGATGCTGTGAGTAGCGTGCAGCGTTTTGGTAGCAGTGTGGTACCCGGGGTAAGGGTGAAGGAATTTAACTTCAGTAGCGTAACGGATAGTGTTTGA
- a CDS encoding Calvin cycle protein CP12 → MTQQNIQNESESDRGLRDSENSESNQDATDRDHRVANPSIEAQDSSFKEYCAANPSASECKVYDL, encoded by the coding sequence ATGACACAACAAAATATTCAGAATGAAAGTGAGTCGGATCGTGGCCTCCGCGATAGCGAAAATTCGGAATCAAACCAAGACGCTACAGATCGGGATCATCGGGTAGCGAATCCGTCCATCGAAGCACAAGACAGCTCTTTTAAAGAGTACTGCGCTGCTAATCCGAGTGCCTCTGAGTGTAAGGTTTATGACCTTTGA
- a CDS encoding TldD/PmbA family protein, giving the protein MVQAPAPITTTDLATLAIDAIARAGCEYGDVRFCTYRSQNLFARDRSLSQLSDNVSSGFGVRVLLDGAWGFAASPYKTPAEVERIVALAVEIAKGSRLSQQTRVQLAPVKAYRDTYITPIEIDPFSVPITEKAELLLRLNEQLLRYSEHGIKKAYSFLRFTREDKTFASTEGSLIQQTIYRSYPGFGCTAIANGDAQERNYERPPLNIGYEHINPADLLSQVERVAEEAIEKVYAPKGPSGIRTTLILKPTNLWLTIHESVGHPTELDRVYGYESNFAGTSFATTDKLGKLQYAAPCVNFRADRTQPGGRGTMGYDDEGVPAQSWPIVKDGLLVDYLTDRETAYRLGRPSSNGSAYADSWSSLPMVRIPNLGLEPGLDGGSHTATLQEMIADTEDGILIDGVGSFSIDQQRRNFQFGGDAFWKVEKGKVVGMLKDVTYQAMTTDFWNSVDAIGPASEWKQCGTNICGKGEPMQLAQMTHACVPVRVRDIQIGGAS; this is encoded by the coding sequence ATGGTACAAGCTCCCGCACCGATTACCACGACTGACCTTGCTACATTAGCCATTGATGCGATCGCTCGTGCTGGATGCGAGTACGGGGATGTCCGTTTTTGCACCTACCGCAGTCAGAATCTTTTCGCACGCGATCGCTCCCTCAGTCAACTTTCCGATAATGTCAGTTCTGGCTTTGGGGTGCGGGTTCTGTTAGATGGTGCTTGGGGATTCGCCGCTAGTCCCTATAAAACCCCAGCAGAAGTAGAACGAATTGTCGCTTTAGCTGTAGAAATTGCTAAAGGTAGCCGCCTCTCTCAGCAAACACGGGTGCAATTAGCTCCTGTCAAAGCCTACCGCGATACTTACATTACTCCTATTGAGATTGACCCGTTTAGCGTACCGATTACCGAAAAAGCTGAGTTGTTGTTGCGCCTCAATGAACAGTTATTGCGTTATAGCGAGCACGGCATTAAAAAAGCTTACTCTTTCTTGCGTTTCACCCGCGAGGATAAAACCTTTGCCTCTACAGAAGGTTCCCTGATTCAGCAAACCATCTACCGCAGCTATCCAGGATTTGGGTGTACGGCGATCGCAAACGGTGATGCTCAAGAGCGCAACTACGAACGTCCCCCCCTAAACATTGGTTACGAGCATATCAATCCCGCAGACCTTTTGAGTCAGGTTGAACGAGTTGCCGAAGAAGCGATTGAAAAAGTATACGCGCCCAAAGGCCCCTCTGGTATTCGCACCACCCTGATCCTCAAACCCACCAATCTGTGGCTCACCATCCACGAATCTGTCGGACACCCCACAGAGCTGGATCGGGTATACGGCTACGAATCTAACTTTGCGGGAACCAGCTTCGCCACTACCGATAAATTAGGCAAGCTCCAGTATGCAGCACCTTGCGTGAATTTCCGGGCTGATCGCACTCAACCGGGGGGACGCGGTACGATGGGCTATGACGACGAAGGTGTGCCTGCACAAAGTTGGCCTATTGTCAAGGATGGTCTTTTAGTTGACTACCTCACTGACCGGGAAACCGCCTATCGACTAGGTCGCCCCAGCAGCAATGGTAGTGCCTATGCGGATAGTTGGTCGAGTTTGCCAATGGTACGGATTCCGAATTTAGGCTTGGAACCGGGGCTAGATGGGGGTAGCCACACTGCCACTCTCCAAGAGATGATTGCAGATACTGAGGACGGGATTTTAATTGATGGCGTTGGCAGCTTTTCTATTGACCAGCAGCGGCGTAACTTCCAATTTGGCGGGGATGCTTTCTGGAAGGTGGAGAAAGGCAAAGTGGTGGGCATGTTAAAGGATGTCACTTACCAGGCCATGACAACCGACTTTTGGAATAGCGTTGATGCGATCGGGCCAGCTTCCGAATGGAAGCAATGTGGCACCAATATTTGTGGTAAGGGTGAACCCATGCAACTAGCTCAGATGACCCATGCCTGCGTGCCGGTGCGGGTGCGCGATATTCAAATTGGCGGAGCCTCATAA
- a CDS encoding DUF2273 domain-containing protein, producing the protein MTGQIVSTAQANLKMALWQVDADSMSSSELYAWLVDSGLPHEVTIRLHELASYTKKSGNKVLAVGKIILLKIIEFIKAHPNLAMGVALGAAVGLLVNSVPVLGSVLAPLATVLGITIGAIAGHRLDKGKEVNEGIIGVAQDIIEIARDFFKLFIDIFNAIFRNVITA; encoded by the coding sequence ATGACAGGACAAATAGTATCGACAGCTCAAGCCAATTTAAAGATGGCTCTCTGGCAAGTAGATGCTGATTCAATGAGCAGCAGTGAGCTGTATGCATGGTTAGTTGACAGTGGCTTACCCCATGAGGTAACTATCAGACTCCATGAGCTTGCTAGCTATACAAAAAAATCTGGCAACAAAGTTCTAGCTGTCGGAAAAATCATTCTGCTCAAAATCATTGAGTTTATCAAGGCACATCCTAATTTAGCTATGGGTGTTGCTCTAGGCGCTGCTGTAGGACTCTTGGTGAATTCTGTACCAGTTCTAGGGTCAGTGTTAGCACCATTGGCAACAGTATTGGGGATAACTATTGGTGCGATCGCTGGACACAGACTGGATAAAGGCAAAGAAGTCAATGAAGGAATAATTGGAGTTGCCCAAGACATTATTGAAATTGCCAGGGATTTTTTCAAATTATTTATTGATATTTTCAATGCTATCTTCCGCAACGTTATTACTGCCTAA
- a CDS encoding GAF domain-containing protein produces the protein MITNTSESLRHSEVIKSGLLIAQGLKEKSQNYKKLLTEVLKWTGGQPLLTQKLCQLIVEAEDSPPVGEEAEWFDRLVRQQLIEKWETLPELDHLRTIRDRLLRRNQRSVRLLQLYQRILRQEVVVANDTPEQNELRLLGLVVKQQGKLKPHNRVYEAIFSEAWIEHALKNQKSEVEPTDTEFLRTLAELERKLLVSQVEILSQADNEAEDEGSAQALYQVLREVTAKVGSLLGADRATIYLLNDDKTELWSLVAENEEGEFLDIQVRVGEGIAGQVAQTRKVIHIANNVYEDPRAALVKEYDKKYHYKTQNILALPILDEHKEVVAVIQLLNKLQPEKSQESSEQPTKPQGFTKLDLERLAKCVVPIRRILESCQSCYRVTKKLRATAALIEATRSLDQINLDTKAILQRVMNTAKKLLNADRSTLWLIDHDRGDLWTELPGKGEVRCPVGVGFAGQVAQAREPMIIPFDLYNHPSAENAKKIDEQTRYRTCSLLCMPVVSPDGELLGVTQLVNKRKPGDFGEYNKEEWPTVPDFFKTSFDKNDQQSMQVFNERVGVVLQFVRTHETLKQLAQVEPQKAIYNALAVLSNSILDQSDEALYNALYYLLSFISLTINKLLEAEHTTIFMLDAEETGFWSLIFEEEASNASEIRISANLGIANKIVDSKAVQASSKPSKLNDVLIHRGITSKSISSLHNLLLFPVLDQRGKVIAIVRSFNKFLSLDPSIPLAERIDTRGFTKADAEKLQQCTASILPILQAFQSFHREIRAIQEQRQAIDPLYQAISFVSQSSGHPEDLIQKVMQAAKKLTNADRSSLWLLDHQTNELWTTIRQGDGSWLETRVPMGEGFVGKVAQTGQAVNIAFDLYDHPDSYMARQTDERTHYRTCSLLCMPVVGSDGELLGVTQLINKRKPGDFPEYDSSDWPNVPDYFKLSFEEKDQKDMEIFNNQVGVILPGITNRSRSTQK, from the coding sequence ATGATCACAAATACATCTGAATCCTTACGTCATAGCGAAGTTATCAAGAGCGGATTACTCATTGCTCAGGGATTAAAAGAAAAATCCCAAAATTACAAAAAATTACTAACAGAGGTGTTGAAATGGACGGGGGGACAGCCCTTACTCACCCAAAAGCTATGTCAACTGATTGTCGAAGCGGAGGATTCACCTCCGGTCGGTGAGGAAGCGGAATGGTTTGACCGCTTGGTGCGCCAACAGCTCATTGAAAAATGGGAGACCCTGCCGGAACTCGATCATTTGCGAACTATCCGCGATCGCCTCCTGAGACGAAATCAGCGCAGTGTTAGGCTCTTGCAGCTCTATCAGCGTATTTTGCGGCAAGAGGTTGTGGTCGCCAATGACACACCCGAACAAAATGAATTGCGACTATTGGGTTTAGTCGTCAAGCAACAAGGCAAGTTAAAGCCTCACAATCGGGTTTATGAGGCCATATTTAGCGAGGCTTGGATTGAACATGCCTTGAAAAATCAAAAATCTGAGGTTGAACCAACTGACACAGAATTTTTGAGAACTCTGGCTGAATTAGAAAGAAAACTGCTAGTTTCTCAGGTAGAAATTTTGTCTCAGGCCGACAATGAAGCCGAGGATGAAGGTTCAGCTCAGGCTCTCTACCAAGTATTACGAGAAGTTACGGCAAAAGTAGGAAGTTTATTAGGTGCAGACCGAGCCACAATCTATTTACTCAATGACGACAAGACAGAATTGTGGTCGCTAGTGGCGGAGAATGAAGAGGGAGAATTTCTCGATATTCAGGTGCGAGTCGGGGAAGGGATTGCAGGTCAAGTCGCCCAGACTAGGAAAGTTATTCATATTGCTAACAATGTCTATGAAGACCCACGCGCCGCTTTAGTCAAAGAATATGACAAGAAATACCATTACAAAACTCAAAATATTTTAGCCCTGCCGATCTTGGATGAACACAAAGAGGTCGTTGCTGTTATTCAACTGCTGAACAAGTTGCAGCCGGAGAAGTCGCAGGAGAGCAGTGAGCAGCCCACTAAGCCACAGGGCTTTACAAAATTAGACCTAGAACGATTGGCGAAATGTGTGGTTCCGATTCGCCGGATTTTAGAAAGCTGCCAGTCTTGTTATAGAGTAACCAAGAAGCTACGGGCAACGGCAGCCCTGATCGAAGCCACCCGCTCTCTTGACCAAATTAATTTGGATACCAAAGCCATCCTGCAACGGGTGATGAATACAGCGAAAAAACTGCTGAATGCTGATCGCAGTACGCTGTGGTTGATTGATCATGACCGGGGTGACTTGTGGACCGAACTTCCGGGTAAAGGGGAAGTCCGGTGTCCGGTTGGGGTGGGTTTCGCCGGTCAAGTGGCTCAAGCTCGCGAACCCATGATTATTCCGTTCGATTTATACAACCACCCTAGCGCCGAGAATGCGAAAAAAATCGACGAGCAAACTCGTTATCGCACTTGTAGCTTACTGTGTATGCCCGTTGTGAGTCCTGATGGCGAGTTGCTGGGTGTCACCCAACTGGTCAACAAACGCAAACCCGGTGACTTCGGTGAATATAACAAAGAAGAATGGCCGACAGTTCCCGATTTCTTTAAGACTAGCTTTGACAAAAACGACCAACAGTCGATGCAAGTCTTTAATGAGCGCGTTGGAGTGGTACTCCAATTTGTGAGAACCCATGAAACCCTGAAGCAGCTAGCGCAAGTTGAACCGCAAAAAGCGATTTATAATGCTCTAGCTGTACTGAGTAATTCGATACTAGACCAGAGTGATGAAGCTCTCTACAATGCACTTTACTATTTGCTGAGTTTTATTAGTCTGACGATTAACAAGTTATTGGAAGCTGAGCATACAACGATTTTCATGTTGGATGCCGAAGAAACTGGATTTTGGTCGTTAATTTTTGAGGAAGAAGCGAGTAATGCCTCAGAGATTCGGATTTCGGCGAATCTAGGGATCGCCAATAAAATTGTTGACTCAAAAGCTGTACAAGCCAGTAGTAAACCTAGCAAGTTGAACGATGTCTTAATCCATAGAGGCATCACCTCGAAAAGTATAAGTAGCTTGCATAATTTGTTACTATTTCCTGTTTTGGATCAACGAGGAAAGGTGATCGCCATTGTTCGGTCATTTAACAAATTCCTATCTCTTGACCCCAGTATTCCGTTAGCCGAACGAATTGATACTAGGGGCTTTACAAAAGCGGATGCAGAGAAGCTACAGCAGTGTACGGCCTCGATACTGCCAATCCTACAAGCGTTCCAATCTTTCCATCGAGAAATTAGAGCGATTCAGGAGCAACGACAAGCGATCGATCCGCTCTATCAAGCGATTAGCTTCGTGAGCCAAAGTAGTGGCCATCCAGAAGACTTGATTCAAAAAGTGATGCAAGCTGCGAAAAAACTTACGAATGCCGATCGCAGTTCCCTTTGGTTGTTGGATCACCAAACTAATGAATTGTGGACAACTATCCGCCAAGGCGATGGTTCTTGGCTGGAAACACGAGTCCCGATGGGAGAAGGCTTTGTGGGCAAGGTTGCTCAAACGGGTCAGGCGGTGAATATTGCCTTTGACTTATATGACCATCCTGACTCTTACATGGCTCGACAAACGGACGAGAGAACCCATTATCGTACTTGTAGCCTACTCTGTATGCCAGTTGTGGGTTCGGATGGCGAGTTACTGGGTGTCACTCAACTCATTAACAAACGGAAGCCTGGTGATTTTCCCGAATATGATTCGTCTGACTGGCCTAACGTACCCGATTACTTCAAATTGAGTTTTGAGGAAAAGGATCAAAAGGATATGGAGATTTTTAACAATCAAGTGGGTGTGATTCTGCCAGGAATTACTAATCGGTCTAGAAGCACACAAAAATAA
- a CDS encoding GTP cyclohydrolase II, translating into MQNSKTVSKQKHIVLTSHPGRLASKPLSVHWGESDPSKRGAIIGTLTNPAHRNVIGTHSGSYSVYRALAVASGALQASHRADLTNTSPVVAIGPHPSWADASKIVALDPFGAMVGEAYAELYQQGYDIRPTIAITQAHINMPELQDAIAKGRLLIDNRIVKSGGSLVVTKIAIDPVWYLPGLAKRLKVGESDLRRALFQQTGGMYPELVTRPDLQVFLPPIGGITVYLIGDVAAITDPNRKLAVRVHDECNGSDVFGSDICTCRPYLVHGLEVCVQTAQEGGAGILVYFRKEGRALGEVTKFLVYNARKRQEGGDRADAYFSRTECVAGVQDMRFQELMPDVLHWLGITQIDRFVSMSDMKYNAIVNSGIKIINRIAIPDELIPADAQVEIAAKQAAGYYTEGLAPDAVTLTQIKGRNLVS; encoded by the coding sequence ATGCAAAACTCGAAAACCGTATCCAAACAGAAACATATTGTTCTAACTTCTCATCCAGGTCGTTTAGCGTCAAAGCCGTTAAGCGTGCACTGGGGAGAAAGTGACCCCAGCAAACGAGGCGCAATTATTGGCACATTGACCAACCCAGCTCACCGAAATGTGATCGGGACACACTCCGGTTCTTATTCGGTCTATCGGGCTTTAGCGGTCGCCAGTGGCGCTCTCCAAGCCAGCCACCGCGCCGATCTGACCAATACGTCTCCAGTGGTTGCGATCGGGCCTCATCCCAGTTGGGCTGATGCCAGCAAAATCGTCGCCCTCGATCCCTTTGGCGCGATGGTGGGTGAAGCTTACGCCGAGCTGTACCAGCAGGGATACGACATTCGACCGACGATCGCAATCACTCAGGCTCATATTAATATGCCAGAGTTACAGGATGCGATCGCCAAAGGCCGTTTGCTCATCGATAATCGAATTGTCAAAAGTGGTGGCAGTTTAGTCGTAACGAAGATCGCCATTGACCCTGTATGGTATCTGCCGGGATTGGCTAAGCGCCTCAAAGTTGGGGAAAGTGACTTACGTCGTGCCCTGTTTCAACAAACCGGTGGGATGTATCCGGAATTAGTCACCCGCCCCGATTTACAAGTCTTCTTACCACCGATTGGCGGCATCACGGTTTACCTGATTGGCGATGTAGCGGCGATTACCGACCCCAACCGTAAGCTAGCTGTGCGGGTACATGATGAATGCAACGGCTCAGATGTGTTTGGTTCCGATATTTGCACCTGCCGCCCTTATCTGGTGCATGGTTTGGAGGTCTGTGTTCAGACAGCACAAGAGGGCGGTGCTGGTATCTTAGTTTACTTCCGTAAGGAAGGTCGAGCCTTGGGTGAGGTCACGAAATTCCTAGTCTACAATGCCCGTAAGCGTCAAGAAGGAGGCGATCGCGCCGATGCCTACTTCAGTCGCACAGAGTGCGTTGCAGGCGTGCAGGATATGCGGTTTCAAGAACTGATGCCTGATGTGCTGCATTGGCTGGGCATCACGCAAATTGACCGCTTTGTCTCCATGAGCGATATGAAATACAACGCGATCGTCAATTCTGGCATTAAGATTATCAATCGCATTGCCATTCCAGACGAGTTGATTCCGGCTGATGCACAGGTGGAAATCGCTGCCAAGCAAGCGGCGGGTTACTACACAGAGGGACTTGCACCCGATGCGGTCACTCTGACTCAAATTAAAGGACGCAACTTAGTCAGTTAG
- a CDS encoding URC4/urg3 family protein, which produces MIHYQKLPDCSEEQLLAIAYLRTPAAIRERCDRLFHLACADQLQYFRCNLTHLDRVAHYVIEVMRNEYPDLNIPFHSRWRHFEVGNVLRLAELEQHLAGLTPLEKAQTKFDLAIISVLLDAGAGSEWQYGEQETGQVFRRSEGLAVASFRMFCQGAFSSNPKFPLQADAQGLQNFTATQLAQGFQVSSTNPLLGLEGRVELLQRLGQSLHSLPQLFGTENPRPGNLVNYLLQGLNVGKLNVEGSQKQLNVGELKVENSTQTNLPFGNAFGEQPSTSLPASTVFSAVLEGLGNIWPGRLTIAGVNLGDVWIHPALKGDNPSAQYVPFHKLSQWLTYSLLEPLQELGIEITGLDEMTGLPEYRNGGLCLDLGLLEAKQASVVQERHFPESEVIVEWRSLTVSLLDRIADTIRQQLNLTAAQLPLVKVLQGGTWTAGRRIAAQLREGGVPPIQIESDGTVF; this is translated from the coding sequence TTGATTCATTATCAAAAGCTACCGGACTGCTCTGAGGAGCAGCTTTTGGCGATCGCTTACTTGAGGACGCCTGCTGCCATTCGAGAACGCTGCGATCGCCTCTTTCATTTGGCCTGTGCTGACCAGTTGCAATACTTTCGCTGTAATTTAACCCATCTCGACCGGGTAGCCCATTATGTCATTGAGGTCATGCGTAATGAGTACCCTGATTTAAATATTCCCTTTCATAGTCGTTGGCGACATTTTGAGGTTGGCAACGTCCTACGTCTGGCGGAATTAGAGCAACATTTAGCAGGACTCACCCCCCTGGAAAAGGCACAAACAAAATTTGACCTAGCTATTATCAGCGTCTTGCTGGATGCTGGAGCAGGTTCCGAGTGGCAATACGGCGAACAGGAAACAGGACAGGTGTTTCGTCGTTCTGAAGGCTTAGCCGTAGCCAGTTTCCGCATGTTCTGCCAAGGCGCATTTTCCAGTAACCCCAAATTTCCCCTGCAAGCGGATGCCCAAGGACTACAAAACTTCACGGCAACTCAACTCGCTCAGGGATTTCAGGTAAGTTCGACAAATCCCCTGCTGGGTTTAGAAGGTCGAGTTGAGCTGCTCCAGCGACTCGGTCAGTCGCTACACAGTTTACCTCAGTTGTTTGGCACAGAAAACCCACGTCCTGGAAATCTGGTCAATTACTTGCTTCAAGGGTTGAATGTTGGCAAGTTGAACGTTGAAGGTTCACAAAAACAGTTGAACGTCGGTGAGCTTAAAGTTGAAAATTCAACCCAAACAAACCTACCCTTCGGGAACGCCTTCGGCGAACAACCTTCAACCTCTTTACCTGCCAGTACCGTATTCAGTGCTGTATTAGAGGGATTGGGGAATATTTGGCCTGGACGACTGACTATTGCAGGTGTCAATTTAGGCGATGTTTGGATTCATCCTGCCCTCAAAGGAGACAATCCTAGCGCTCAATATGTACCGTTTCACAAACTCTCCCAGTGGTTAACCTACTCCTTGTTAGAACCCTTACAGGAACTCGGTATAGAGATTACTGGGTTAGACGAGATGACTGGCTTACCCGAATATCGGAATGGGGGTTTGTGCTTAGATTTAGGGTTACTAGAAGCCAAACAAGCTTCTGTTGTCCAAGAGCGTCACTTCCCAGAATCTGAGGTGATTGTTGAGTGGCGATCACTGACGGTGAGTCTATTAGATAGAATTGCCGACACCATCCGGCAACAACTGAATCTAACTGCTGCCCAATTACCCTTAGTGAAAGTTTTACAAGGAGGAACTTGGACGGCAGGACGGCGAATAGCTGCCCAGTTGAGGGAAGGCGGCGTTCCTCCTATTCAGATTGAGAGCGATGGCACAGTGTTTTAA
- the upp gene encoding uracil phosphoribosyltransferase, whose amino-acid sequence MTPQVTVIDHPFVQHKLTLMRQFDTSTTKFRQLMKEVGMLLAYEVTRDLPLKYEPIKTPIAPMNAPMLASEKKMVVVSIMRAGQGLLDGILELMPSARVGHIGLYRDPSTYVAIEYYLKLPHDVDHRDILVVDPMLATGNSAIAAVDRIKELGPVSIKFLCLLAAPEGMKHFHEHHPDVPIYTAAVDEKLDENGYIVPGLGDAGDRLYGTK is encoded by the coding sequence ATGACCCCTCAAGTCACGGTAATTGACCACCCTTTTGTACAGCATAAATTGACGCTGATGCGTCAATTTGATACCAGTACCACTAAATTTCGCCAACTGATGAAAGAGGTTGGGATGTTATTAGCCTATGAGGTAACACGGGACTTACCTCTCAAATATGAACCCATCAAGACGCCCATTGCCCCGATGAATGCTCCCATGCTGGCGTCCGAAAAGAAAATGGTGGTTGTATCTATCATGCGGGCAGGGCAGGGGCTATTGGACGGAATTCTGGAACTGATGCCCTCAGCTCGTGTGGGTCATATTGGCTTGTATCGTGACCCCAGTACCTATGTTGCTATTGAGTATTATTTAAAACTCCCCCATGATGTCGATCATCGAGATATCTTGGTGGTTGACCCGATGCTAGCGACTGGCAATTCAGCGATCGCTGCCGTTGACCGCATCAAGGAATTAGGTCCGGTGTCGATTAAGTTTTTGTGCTTATTGGCGGCACCGGAGGGAATGAAGCACTTCCATGAGCATCATCCAGATGTGCCGATTTATACAGCGGCGGTTGATGAAAAGTTAGACGAGAATGGCTATATTGTGCCCGGTCTTGGGGATGCAGGCGATCGCTTGTATGGCACCAAATGA
- a CDS encoding protein rep, which produces MSNQVSDGSCIAFKTALEQQCKQSRDLLALSDISAKDKVWDKHRANADIVSNYYAGALTGCFNRYAQRVSTCAEWLEFRLVPEPSEGLLKLKLSDARFCRVRHCPVCQWRRSLMWKAKAYKILPHVVADYPKHRWLFITLTVKNCQIEELRATLDGINRAFKRLTELKAWPAKGWVKSVEVTKGRDGISAHPHLHILAMVAPSYFSHGYLSKVKWVALWQQCLRIDYEPILDIRAIAKQHDPKVIIPEILKYQVKEPDLVANQEWFLELTRQLHNTRAVAIGGVLRKYMQELEEEPEDLIGKDEETDEVDEGSLSFRWQRELRKYLIK; this is translated from the coding sequence GTGTCAAATCAAGTCTCAGACGGCAGTTGCATTGCTTTTAAAACAGCGCTTGAACAGCAGTGCAAACAAAGTAGAGATTTACTAGCCTTATCCGATATTTCCGCAAAAGACAAAGTTTGGGACAAGCATAGAGCCAATGCGGACATAGTTTCTAATTACTACGCTGGTGCTCTTACAGGTTGCTTCAATCGCTATGCTCAGCGCGTTAGTACCTGTGCCGAGTGGCTGGAGTTTCGATTGGTACCAGAGCCATCAGAAGGTCTTCTCAAGTTAAAGCTATCAGATGCACGATTTTGTCGGGTTCGTCATTGTCCGGTTTGTCAGTGGCGGCGAAGTCTCATGTGGAAGGCAAAGGCTTATAAGATTCTCCCTCATGTGGTTGCCGACTATCCCAAGCACCGTTGGCTTTTTATCACATTAACTGTAAAAAATTGCCAAATTGAGGAGCTACGAGCAACGTTAGATGGGATAAACAGAGCTTTCAAGCGATTAACTGAGTTGAAGGCATGGCCTGCAAAAGGTTGGGTGAAGTCTGTGGAGGTGACTAAAGGTCGGGATGGGATATCGGCTCATCCTCATTTACATATTTTGGCAATGGTGGCACCTTCGTACTTCAGTCACGGCTATTTGTCCAAGGTGAAGTGGGTAGCTTTGTGGCAACAGTGCTTACGAATTGATTACGAGCCAATTCTTGATATTAGGGCGATCGCAAAACAGCATGACCCCAAAGTGATTATCCCGGAAATTCTCAAGTATCAAGTGAAGGAGCCGGATTTGGTAGCTAATCAGGAATGGTTTCTGGAGTTAACCCGCCAACTGCACAATACCAGAGCTGTTGCGATCGGGGGTGTGCTGAGAAAGTATATGCAGGAGTTGGAAGAGGAACCAGAAGACCTGATTGGCAAGGATGAAGAGACTGATGAGGTTGATGAAGGGAGTTTGTCTTTCAGGTGGCAGCGAGAGTTAAGGAAGTATTTAATCAAATAG